In the genome of Criblamydia sequanensis CRIB-18, one region contains:
- the ade gene encoding adenine deaminase — translation MTFKIQGNVVDIVNLKIFPAEIKVENGIIAAILPLDKELLGPFILPGFVDAHVHIESSMLVPSEFARLAVKHGTVATVSDPHEIANVLGIPGVRYMVQNGKEVLFNFCFGAPSCVPATPFETAGAKLDVTDLKTLFEEDHLSYLSEMMNYPGVLAKDEAVLAKINLAKQLNLQIDGHAPLVRGKNAKEYFSNGITTDHECSQLEEGLEKANLGVNILIREGSAAKNFEALHPLIRSHPEKIMFCSDDKHPDDLLKGHINEIVKRALRKGYNLMDVLRIASLNPIRHYGLKVGLLQAGDSADFIVVDNLTSFDVKTTVIKGIVVFDKGVTLMPRPAISQLNNFDAELKDEKDFAIKAGPTPINVIKAFDGELITDSFLETPLIEEGCFVSDTKKDLLKLAVVNRYKNAKPAIAFIQGFGFKEGAIASSVAHDSHNIIAVGVNDSDLKEAVNAVIRSKGGVAVASKGKVYSLALPVAGLMSDKEGDFVAKEYEALNLKAKALGSSLASPFMTLSFMALLVIPKLKLSDFGLFDVDQFKLV, via the coding sequence TTGACTTTCAAAATCCAAGGAAATGTTGTCGACATTGTAAACCTTAAGATTTTTCCGGCAGAGATTAAAGTTGAAAACGGAATTATCGCAGCTATCCTTCCTTTAGATAAAGAACTCCTAGGTCCCTTTATACTTCCCGGATTTGTAGATGCTCATGTGCATATTGAAAGTTCCATGCTCGTGCCAAGCGAATTTGCAAGGCTCGCAGTAAAGCATGGAACTGTAGCTACCGTTTCAGATCCCCATGAAATAGCAAATGTTCTCGGCATTCCGGGAGTTCGCTATATGGTTCAAAACGGGAAGGAGGTTCTCTTTAATTTTTGCTTTGGAGCCCCTTCTTGCGTACCGGCAACCCCTTTTGAAACCGCAGGCGCTAAACTTGATGTAACCGATCTTAAAACCCTATTTGAAGAAGATCATCTTTCCTATTTAAGCGAAATGATGAACTATCCCGGGGTTCTTGCAAAAGATGAAGCTGTGTTAGCCAAAATTAATTTAGCTAAACAACTAAATCTTCAAATAGATGGCCATGCTCCGCTTGTAAGAGGAAAGAATGCTAAAGAGTATTTTTCAAATGGGATTACAACCGATCATGAATGCAGTCAACTTGAAGAAGGGTTGGAAAAAGCCAATCTTGGGGTTAATATTCTTATTAGGGAAGGGTCTGCTGCAAAAAATTTCGAAGCGCTCCATCCTCTCATTCGATCCCACCCTGAAAAAATTATGTTTTGCTCCGATGATAAGCACCCGGATGACCTTCTTAAAGGTCATATCAATGAAATTGTTAAAAGAGCCCTTAGGAAAGGATATAATTTAATGGATGTTTTAAGAATCGCTTCCTTAAACCCTATCCGGCATTATGGGCTTAAGGTCGGTCTTTTGCAAGCAGGCGATTCGGCGGATTTTATTGTGGTGGATAACTTAACCTCTTTTGATGTCAAGACAACTGTGATCAAGGGGATCGTTGTATTTGATAAAGGCGTGACGCTTATGCCAAGGCCTGCCATTTCCCAGCTCAACAACTTTGATGCGGAGCTCAAAGATGAAAAGGATTTTGCCATTAAAGCCGGACCTACGCCTATAAATGTGATTAAGGCTTTTGACGGGGAGCTTATAACAGATTCTTTTCTTGAAACGCCTTTAATTGAAGAAGGATGCTTTGTTTCCGATACGAAAAAAGATCTCCTTAAGCTTGCAGTTGTCAATCGCTATAAAAATGCAAAGCCTGCGATTGCGTTTATCCAAGGCTTTGGTTTTAAAGAAGGGGCGATTGCATCTTCTGTCGCTCATGACTCCCATAATATTATAGCGGTCGGGGTTAATGATAGCGACCTTAAAGAGGCTGTGAATGCTGTTATCCGATCGAAAGGAGGTGTGGCTGTTGCCTCAAAAGGTAAGGTTTATAGTTTAGCTCTTCCCGTTGCCGGTTTAATGAGCGATAAGGAAGGAGATTTTGTAGCCAAAGAATACGAAGCGCTCAATCTAAAAGCGAAAGCGCTTGGATCGTCTCTTGCTTCTCCTTTCATGACTCTATCTTTTATGGCCTTGCTTGTCATTCCAAAGCTTAAGCTCAGCGATTTTGGACTTTTTGATGTCGATCAATTTAAACTGGTTTAA
- a CDS encoding glycoside hydrolase family 15 protein, with amino-acid sequence MPYQPIENYGIIGDLHSVALVGLDGSIDYMCFPNFDSPSIFAALLDDKKGGRFKIAPRMEKLRRKQLYLPDSNILLTRFLNSSGIGEVSDFMVIDETRHAHTLVRRAKAVRGEILFEIIFDLKFDYGRTGHKIIRKEKEILFIPDKENLPRIRLIAENIVWNEKEEGILTAEVLLKAGESMAFIMEEAKQDQPSPTMEPDFASTSFKNTLNFWQKWISQSTYQGRWREMVNRSALVLKLLTSKKYGSIVAAPTFGVPEEIGGTRNWDYRYTWIRDASFTLYALMRLGYTEEARSFMNWIEERCQDLNPDGSLQIMYGLDGRKILVEETLSHFEGYMGSRPVRIGNAAFGQMQLDIYGELMDSVYIYNKYGEPISIDMWENLTRLIAWVINNWQRKDEGIWEVRSGKQDFLYSKLMCWVAIDRGVRLALKRSFPAPLDHWIRVRNEIYKEIVHEYWNPAIGAFVQYKGSNNLDASSLLMPMVKFVGPTDPKWLSTLEAIKKELVDDSLVYRYRIGCGVEDGIEGREGTFNMCSFWYVECLSRAGNYSQARFLLEKMFGYANHLGLYAEEMGADGRQLGNFPQAFTHLALISAAINLNKNLSQHKISW; translated from the coding sequence ATGCCTTATCAGCCTATTGAAAATTATGGAATTATCGGGGATTTGCATTCGGTGGCCCTAGTTGGTCTTGATGGATCTATCGACTATATGTGCTTTCCGAATTTTGACTCGCCGTCCATTTTTGCAGCTCTTCTTGATGATAAAAAAGGAGGGCGTTTTAAAATTGCGCCCCGAATGGAAAAGCTTCGTAGGAAGCAGCTTTACCTGCCTGATTCAAATATTTTATTAACCCGTTTCTTAAATAGTTCCGGCATCGGTGAAGTTTCCGATTTTATGGTCATCGACGAAACAAGACACGCTCATACCCTTGTTAGACGTGCCAAAGCGGTTCGTGGAGAGATCCTTTTTGAAATTATTTTCGATCTAAAATTTGACTATGGAAGAACAGGCCATAAGATTATCAGAAAAGAGAAAGAAATCCTCTTTATTCCCGATAAAGAAAATTTACCACGCATTCGACTGATTGCCGAAAATATTGTTTGGAATGAAAAAGAAGAAGGGATTCTTACAGCTGAAGTATTATTAAAAGCCGGGGAATCAATGGCTTTTATTATGGAAGAGGCAAAACAAGACCAACCCTCTCCCACAATGGAGCCTGATTTTGCTTCAACTTCTTTTAAAAACACCCTCAACTTTTGGCAAAAGTGGATCAGTCAATCGACCTATCAGGGAAGATGGAGGGAGATGGTCAATCGATCAGCTCTTGTTTTAAAGCTATTAACTTCAAAAAAATATGGGTCGATTGTTGCCGCGCCAACGTTCGGGGTTCCGGAAGAGATTGGAGGAACCCGAAACTGGGATTATCGTTATACTTGGATTAGGGATGCTTCTTTTACTTTGTATGCTTTAATGAGGCTTGGCTACACAGAAGAAGCGAGAAGCTTCATGAACTGGATAGAAGAAAGATGCCAAGATCTAAACCCGGACGGTTCATTACAAATCATGTATGGTTTGGATGGACGAAAAATTTTAGTTGAGGAGACCTTAAGCCATTTTGAAGGCTATATGGGCTCAAGGCCTGTCCGTATCGGCAATGCAGCTTTTGGTCAGATGCAGCTTGATATTTATGGCGAGCTTATGGACTCGGTTTATATTTACAATAAGTATGGCGAGCCAATTTCAATTGATATGTGGGAAAATTTAACGCGCCTGATCGCTTGGGTGATCAATAATTGGCAAAGAAAAGATGAAGGCATTTGGGAGGTTAGAAGCGGCAAGCAGGACTTCCTTTACTCCAAGTTGATGTGCTGGGTTGCGATTGATCGGGGAGTTCGACTAGCTTTAAAACGCTCCTTTCCGGCCCCCCTTGATCACTGGATACGGGTCAGGAATGAAATCTATAAGGAAATTGTCCATGAATACTGGAATCCAGCCATCGGGGCTTTTGTTCAGTACAAGGGGTCTAATAATTTAGATGCCTCCTCTCTTTTAATGCCTATGGTTAAATTTGTTGGACCGACAGATCCCAAGTGGCTTTCCACTTTGGAAGCAATAAAAAAAGAACTTGTCGATGATTCCCTTGTCTATAGATACCGTATCGGCTGCGGTGTGGAAGATGGTATAGAGGGACGAGAGGGGACGTTCAATATGTGCTCCTTTTGGTACGTGGAGTGTCTATCGAGAGCCGGAAATTATAGCCAAGCAAGGTTCCTTCTGGAGAAAATGTTTGGGTATGCTAATCACTTAGGCCTTTATGCCGAAGAAATGGGGGCGGATGGAAGACAACTCGGAAATTTCCCTCAAGCCTTCACTCATCTTGCATTAATAAGCGCTGCCATTAATTTAAATAAAAATTTGTCACAGCATAAAATAAGCTGGTAA
- the rimK gene encoding 30S ribosomal protein S6--L-glutamate ligase: MDKIIVGSEEWCTLPELGLPAIKARIDSGAKTSSLHAFNIEPFEENGKYWVKFSIHPIQNNRKIVKHCQAEVIDRRTVKSSSGSVEKRYVILTRMSLGNLNWNVEVTLTNRDSMGYRMLIGRQAMEDRVLVDPSKAFCLDLIDEEKAKELYGEPSIKKRGLRIIVLASNKDLYSNKRLMEAGEVRGHEMIFVNTKYCWVNVNATKPVVHYRGGEILKNIDGVIPRLKPSMTFYGCSVLRHFEASNAFCLNRAQSIARARDKLRSLQLLAERGIDMPITGFAHSPQDTTNLIKMVGGAPLVIKLLEGTQGVGVVLAETSKAAESVINAFKSLKANILVQEFIKEAKGRDIRCFVIDGKVVGAMEREAAEGEFRANLHLGGTAHPVKLTQEERKMAVAAAKAIGLEVAGVDIIRSKNGPKILEVNASPGLEGIERVTGKDIAGLMIESVEKSVFGAKARSLAKVPRGS; encoded by the coding sequence ATGGACAAAATCATTGTAGGGTCTGAAGAATGGTGCACTCTGCCAGAACTTGGGCTTCCAGCCATTAAAGCACGAATCGATTCAGGCGCTAAAACATCTTCCCTCCATGCTTTTAACATTGAACCCTTTGAAGAAAATGGAAAATATTGGGTTAAGTTTTCTATTCATCCCATCCAGAATAATCGCAAAATAGTCAAGCATTGCCAAGCCGAAGTTATTGATAGAAGAACAGTAAAAAGCTCAAGCGGCTCGGTTGAGAAAAGATATGTGATCCTCACAAGAATGTCTCTTGGAAACCTCAATTGGAATGTAGAGGTCACTTTGACGAATCGTGACTCCATGGGTTATCGGATGCTAATAGGAAGACAAGCCATGGAAGATAGAGTCCTCGTAGACCCAAGTAAAGCTTTTTGCTTAGATCTTATCGATGAAGAAAAAGCAAAAGAGCTCTATGGAGAGCCCTCTATAAAAAAACGGGGGCTTCGGATCATAGTTCTTGCGTCTAACAAGGATCTTTATTCGAATAAAAGGCTTATGGAAGCAGGAGAAGTTCGCGGCCATGAAATGATTTTTGTGAACACGAAGTATTGCTGGGTAAATGTGAATGCTACAAAACCTGTCGTTCACTATAGAGGCGGTGAGATATTAAAGAATATCGATGGAGTAATTCCAAGGCTAAAGCCTTCCATGACTTTTTATGGATGCAGTGTTTTAAGACATTTTGAAGCAAGCAACGCTTTTTGTTTAAATCGTGCTCAGAGTATTGCTCGAGCAAGGGATAAACTCAGATCTTTACAGCTTCTTGCTGAAAGAGGCATCGATATGCCAATCACAGGTTTTGCCCACTCTCCTCAAGACACGACTAATTTGATTAAAATGGTAGGGGGCGCACCCCTTGTGATAAAGCTTCTTGAAGGTACTCAAGGGGTTGGTGTCGTTCTTGCAGAAACTAGCAAAGCGGCTGAAAGCGTGATTAATGCTTTCAAAAGCTTAAAAGCCAATATCCTCGTCCAAGAGTTTATTAAAGAAGCGAAAGGAAGAGATATACGCTGCTTTGTAATTGATGGAAAGGTAGTCGGAGCTATGGAGCGGGAAGCCGCAGAAGGGGAATTTAGAGCGAACTTACATCTTGGAGGAACAGCGCATCCTGTCAAACTTACTCAGGAAGAAAGAAAAATGGCGGTCGCGGCAGCTAAAGCAATCGGGCTTGAAGTGGCAGGCGTTGATATCATAAGATCTAAAAATGGCCCCAAAATTCTTGAAGTGAATGCCTCTCCCGGTCTTGAAGGCATTGAAAGAGTGACCGGAAAAGATATTGCCGGCCTTATGATTGAGTCTGTTGAAAAAAGTGTTTTTGGCGCAAAGGCAAGAAGCTTGGCAAAAGTTCCTAGAGGCTCTTAA
- a CDS encoding SDR family oxidoreductase: MKDQNSKIALVTGSNRGIGKEIAKQLAMAGIKVIMSARDRQKGEETALSLKNQGLEVDFMTLDVRDAASIQKLPEELKNRGLKVDILINNAAVLLDRTARIDELSLEDLENTMATNVYGPFLLTQTLLPYMKKQNYGRVVNISSGMGSITDMSDAKSPVSTYSSPAYRLSKATLNVLTILFAKEASRHNILINSMCPGWVRTEMGGSNAPLSVEQGAETAIWLATLPENGPTGGFFRNKKLIPW, from the coding sequence ATGAAGGATCAAAATAGCAAAATCGCTTTAGTTACAGGCTCTAATAGAGGAATTGGCAAAGAGATCGCAAAGCAACTTGCTATGGCCGGGATTAAAGTAATTATGAGCGCACGGGATAGACAAAAAGGAGAGGAAACTGCCCTTTCATTAAAAAATCAAGGTTTAGAAGTTGATTTCATGACTCTTGATGTAAGGGACGCAGCAAGCATCCAAAAATTGCCGGAAGAGCTAAAGAATAGAGGTTTAAAAGTAGATATTTTGATAAATAACGCCGCCGTTTTACTTGACAGGACAGCAAGAATTGATGAACTTTCCCTGGAGGATTTAGAAAACACGATGGCAACAAACGTGTATGGGCCTTTCTTATTAACCCAAACTCTTTTGCCTTATATGAAAAAACAAAATTATGGGCGTGTAGTCAATATTTCCTCCGGGATGGGTTCTATAACGGATATGTCCGATGCCAAATCCCCTGTCTCAACGTACTCATCCCCGGCTTACAGGCTTTCAAAAGCTACTTTAAATGTTCTTACTATTCTCTTTGCTAAAGAAGCCTCACGGCATAACATTCTGATTAATTCCATGTGCCCGGGGTGGGTTAGAACCGAGATGGGCGGATCAAATGCACCGCTAAGTGTCGAACAAGGGGCTGAAACTGCGATTTGGCTTGCCACCCTTCCAGAAAACGGTCCGACAGGCGGGTTTTTTAGGAATAAAAAATTGATCCCTTGGTAA
- a CDS encoding class I SAM-dependent methyltransferase: MAFLVSSERYFFPDDLSIKSTVPMAKPKEEDLTSLFLASFFNLKNLDLLDQNHIYGHEVQKRKYKKISRNKNFQKSKTKITLPLKKYGEISQVSFVLYDRRVFKSEKLQNEFFVKIKFINEGSKYLCLNEETFVQRRNYFQKLDQTIVEIKRKRDRTAAFSSQFWSRDWIEKVSNSYEKIDRSIEQAVFEFSRNKEKIHILEICGGNGRCARRILSGNSSVHRYTLIELDSKSTEEAKENLKSFREKVEIHQEDVLKMNLEDVISEPPDFIIASGALTTLVFNNPYECKIVLKKMIASLREGGRILLTGLMPEHVSLSQLLYYSNFKVLSSFDNVLNKEFIIIEKLPPRTKLSIRKGKIDFFEALHSCKPRPSRLKEALDPFTEKELREVKSVDLSVLDLDPFELTELRRFPRLKTLSLGFTKNVSQLLSFIPHECFESLETLHLEGTDLKEKDLESLFLKLHAKKLNLLGCPNISPEKAIDYTLKAALNGLTLDLSFLSHNSYTEKQIESALESLFLEEMVPSKVIIPLRVLERIRPLLFKRLASFLIMKKTRFIMDAPFNQETKDRINESQLSKFVKNLNLPQKNNNSPFLPFKNLTPNEQDIFKAIWKMNSGLKLNQIKQIVLFVERQVKSTFEGFPKILRKEDYHLPRDLEVAQDGSIRILLKLKKVPPIGCGISKVVKYALSYPREENRSSEYLANFTVNQEKFPKVIKTLQKVYDLQKQKRGEGLACIQSLTSYINKKGKNKCLVTMPYYANGSLKEYLLNNKQINDPKSFFVNVLRGIHSLHQLGLVHGDIHSGNLLVDCEGQVFVADFDKIRGVRHLLKNPINLNTAPELLEALAEAKTLDIKVLIEKYRLSQKIDSWMAGLLFTNIVKTFNKALFAASNPLSCLPKKGEEILERMQEVKPENRISVACALKEFEELELGA; encoded by the coding sequence ATGGCTTTTTTAGTTTCATCGGAACGGTATTTTTTTCCTGACGATCTATCCATTAAATCAACTGTACCAATGGCTAAACCGAAAGAGGAAGATCTAACCTCACTTTTTCTAGCTTCTTTTTTTAATCTCAAAAATCTCGATTTGCTAGATCAAAACCACATTTATGGGCATGAGGTACAAAAGAGAAAATATAAGAAAATCAGCAGGAATAAAAACTTTCAAAAATCTAAAACTAAAATCACCCTTCCCTTAAAAAAATATGGTGAGATAAGTCAAGTTTCTTTTGTTTTGTACGATCGACGTGTTTTTAAAAGCGAAAAACTGCAAAACGAGTTTTTTGTAAAAATCAAATTTATAAATGAAGGTTCCAAATACCTTTGCTTAAATGAAGAAACCTTTGTGCAACGAAGAAATTATTTTCAAAAATTGGATCAAACAATAGTAGAAATTAAAAGAAAACGCGATAGAACCGCTGCTTTCAGCAGTCAATTTTGGTCGCGTGATTGGATTGAGAAAGTCTCCAATTCCTATGAGAAAATTGATAGATCTATCGAGCAGGCGGTTTTTGAGTTTAGTAGAAATAAAGAAAAGATTCATATTCTGGAGATATGCGGGGGAAACGGCAGATGCGCTCGGCGTATATTAAGCGGCAATTCTTCAGTTCATCGCTATACCCTTATAGAACTCGATTCAAAAAGCACTGAAGAGGCTAAAGAAAATCTGAAGAGTTTTCGAGAAAAAGTTGAAATCCATCAAGAGGATGTCCTCAAGATGAATTTAGAAGATGTGATTTCTGAACCTCCGGACTTTATCATTGCCTCGGGAGCCCTAACCACTTTAGTTTTTAATAACCCTTATGAATGCAAAATTGTTCTAAAAAAAATGATAGCAAGTCTAAGAGAAGGGGGGCGCATTCTGTTAACAGGTTTAATGCCTGAGCACGTTTCTCTTAGCCAACTCCTTTATTATTCAAATTTTAAAGTTCTTAGTAGTTTTGATAACGTTTTAAACAAAGAATTTATAATTATAGAAAAATTACCCCCAAGAACTAAACTCAGCATAAGAAAAGGGAAAATAGATTTTTTCGAAGCTCTTCATAGCTGCAAGCCAAGGCCATCCCGTTTAAAAGAAGCTTTAGATCCCTTTACAGAAAAAGAACTTAGGGAAGTAAAAAGCGTAGATTTAAGTGTTTTAGATCTGGATCCTTTTGAGTTAACCGAGTTGAGAAGATTTCCAAGGTTAAAAACCCTTTCGCTTGGATTTACAAAAAATGTCTCTCAGCTGCTCAGCTTTATCCCCCATGAATGTTTTGAATCATTGGAGACTCTTCATTTAGAAGGGACCGATTTAAAAGAAAAAGATCTTGAGTCCCTTTTTCTAAAGCTTCACGCTAAAAAACTGAACTTATTAGGATGTCCGAATATAAGCCCGGAAAAAGCGATTGACTACACTCTAAAAGCCGCTCTTAATGGGTTAACATTGGATTTAAGTTTTTTATCCCATAACAGCTATACCGAAAAGCAAATAGAAAGTGCCCTTGAATCCCTTTTTTTGGAAGAAATGGTTCCTTCTAAAGTAATCATTCCTTTAAGGGTGCTTGAAAGAATCCGTCCCTTATTGTTTAAGAGACTGGCTTCTTTTTTGATTATGAAAAAGACGCGCTTTATAATGGATGCTCCTTTTAATCAGGAGACAAAAGACCGTATCAATGAATCTCAATTAAGCAAATTCGTTAAAAATTTAAACCTTCCTCAAAAAAATAATAACTCGCCTTTTTTGCCCTTCAAAAATCTAACCCCTAATGAACAAGACATCTTTAAAGCTATTTGGAAGATGAATTCCGGTTTAAAATTAAATCAGATCAAACAAATAGTCTTATTTGTTGAAAGACAGGTAAAAAGTACCTTTGAAGGCTTTCCCAAAATCCTACGCAAAGAAGATTATCACTTACCGAGAGACCTGGAAGTAGCCCAAGATGGCTCTATCCGAATTTTATTAAAATTGAAAAAAGTTCCTCCTATTGGGTGCGGGATTTCAAAAGTTGTTAAATACGCGCTTTCTTATCCAAGAGAGGAAAACAGGTCTTCTGAATATTTGGCAAATTTTACAGTGAATCAAGAAAAGTTTCCTAAAGTCATCAAAACCCTTCAAAAGGTGTATGATTTGCAAAAACAAAAAAGAGGGGAGGGGTTAGCGTGTATTCAAAGTTTAACTTCTTATATCAATAAAAAAGGAAAGAATAAATGCCTTGTCACCATGCCTTATTATGCGAATGGGTCTTTAAAAGAGTATTTATTGAACAACAAGCAAATAAATGATCCTAAATCTTTTTTTGTAAACGTCCTAAGAGGAATTCATTCTCTTCATCAATTAGGCCTGGTTCATGGGGATATTCATTCAGGAAACCTCCTTGTTGATTGTGAAGGTCAAGTATTTGTAGCAGACTTTGATAAAATAAGAGGTGTAAGGCATCTTCTTAAAAATCCGATAAACCTGAACACGGCTCCGGAGCTTCTGGAAGCTTTAGCCGAGGCCAAAACTTTAGATATTAAAGTTCTTATTGAAAAATATAGGTTAAGTCAAAAAATTGATTCTTGGATGGCAGGTTTACTCTTTACCAACATTGTTAAGACCTTTAATAAAGCTCTCTTTGCAGCTTCAAATCCACTTTCTTGCCTCCCAAAAAAAGGTGAAGAAATCCTGGAAAGAATGCAGGAAGTAAAACCTGAGAATAGGATTTCAGTGGCTTGCGCTCTCAAGGAATTTGAAGAGCTCGAGTTAGGAGCTTAA